The following is a genomic window from Bacteroidia bacterium.
AACTGATCGAGGACAATAGGGTACGGTCGTACGACATAGCCTGCTGATCCGCCGGGGCGCAGATCTACAGATCACATCGGACGACGAAGCTCCTCCCGTACCTCTGCCACACAGCTCACGCGACACTTCTTCTTTTCTCCTGCCTGCCGTAGCGATGCATGCCCTGCCGCGCGCTCCGCAATCCCGGGGGCGATAATGGGAGATATGGGAGAATAAAAGGTCATACGCTGTTAGTACGTGCAAGTACACCGCATGCACGGGCAGGGAAAAATCGAACGGTGCGGGAACTCCCAGGAAGCAGACAGGGTTTTACTAACGCAACGCAGCGATCATATACAAGACATTAAGCGATACTCATAGCAAGATCTCCGTTACCATCTTATAACCAAGGAAAGGTCCCTATGCGATACATACATTCCCTCGTAGCAGCAGTGCTTCTTTTCACTGCATCCCCGCTGATTGCGCAGCAGGCACGCCTGCAGGTCATTCACAATGCCGCCGACCCCGCGGCGTCGGTTGTCGACATCTATGTCAATGGGGCACTGTTCCTTGACAACTTCGCATTTCGCGCCGCGACGCCGTTTGTGAACGTGCCGGCCGGTGTACCCTTGTCCATAGGTATCGCGCCGGGCAGCAGCAGCAGCGTGCTCGACGCCATCGCAACTTTCACTCCGACCTTCGATGCGAACAAAACCTATGTTGCCGTCGCGAACGGTGTGCTTTCACCACCTTCCTTCGCGGCCAATCCTGACAGCCGCAGTACGGCGTTCACCCTGTTCGTGACGGACATGGGTCGCGAGACCGGCAGCAGTCCCACAAATGTCGATATCAACGTTCTGCATGGCGCGACCGACGCTCCCACGGTGGATGTGATGGTACGCGGTAACGGAGTGCTTGTCAACAATGCGGCGTACGGTGACATGACCGGCTACCTATCCGTGCCCGCAGCGAATTACACGCTCGATGTCACTCCCGGCAATGACAACAACACCATCGTGGCCTATTACCAGGCCGATCTCTCCACGCTGGGCGGTGGTGCCGCGGTGGTGTTCGCGTCCGGCTTCCTGACGCCCTCCACGAATCAGAACGGCGCTGCCTTCGGTCTCTATGCCGCTTTGCCCAATGGCACGGTGATCGCTCTCCCGCAAGCAGCCGCACCGACTGCGCGCTTGCAGGTCATTCATAACGCGGCCGATCCTGCCGCGTCGCTTGTCGACATTTACGTTAATGGATCCTTATTTCTGGATAATTTCGCCTTCCGTGCAGCGACGCCGTTCGTGACCGTACCGGCGGGTGTGCAGCTTTCCATCGGAGTGGCTCCCGGCAACAGCACCGGCCCGGGCGACATTATCGCGAGTATTCCTGTGACGCTCGGTGCCGCGAAAACCTATGTCGCCGTTGCGAACGGTGTACTTGCGCCGCCTTCCTTCGCTTTCAATCCCGACAGCCGCAGCACAGCGTTCACACTCTTCGTCACCGACATGGGCCGCGAAGCCGGCAATAGTCTCTCAAGCGTCGACCTCAACGTACTGCACGGTTCGACCGATGCACCGACGGTAGACGTCATTGCCCGTGGTGTCGGGACAATCGTGAACAACGCCGCGTATGGTGATTTCACCGGTTACCTGTCCGTGCCCGCCGGTCGCTACGTGCTCGATATCACGCCGGGTTCGAATAGCAGCGTTATTGTGGCGTCCTACGTCGCCGATGTTTCTTCGCTTGGCGGCGGCGCGGCCGTTGTGTTTGCCAGCGGTTTCCTTGCTCCGGCCTCCAATCAGAATGGTCCGCGTTTCGGTCTTTTCGCCGCACTTGCCAACGGCACGGTCATCCAACTTCCCGTCAATGCTCCGCTGGATATTCTTCCTGGCGGCTGCCCGAACCCCTTCAACCTGCGCGCGCGCGGAGCCCTGCCCGTAGCCCTGGCCGGAAGTTCGTGGTTCAACGTCACGAGCGTGGATGCATCCACGGTGCGTCTCAACGGCGTCGCTCCGAACGGAAATCCGTCGCCGGGTAATGTGACCGCTCCGTTTCCGGGCGTCCCTGCAAACTGTGGCGACTGCTATTCCGGCTCTGCGGACGGCATGACCGACTGGACGTTTCTTTTCGATCGTCAGAGCATCCGTTCGACGCTCGGCATGGTGAGCAATAATGCCTGCGTCGTTGTTACCGTGACGGGACAGCTCAACGACGGTACGCCGTTCGTTGGTACGGATGTGCTGCGCATCCTCGGCGCCGGCAATCCGAAAGCGGATGGTGGCATGAGCGAACTCGATGTCAGCCTCGCGCAGAACGCGCCGAACCCGGTTGTGTCCGGCACGACGTTCCAATACTCGTTGCCTGAGGAATCCTATGTGACGCTGGAGATTTTCAATGCTCTCGGTCAGCGGGTTGCGTCGGTGTTCAATGGCGTGCGTGCTGCCGGTTCGTACAGTGCGAGCTGGAATGGCATTGGAGATAACGGTGTGTCACTTCAGCCCGGCAGTTACATCTACCGCCTGAAGGCCGGCGAGCAGGTTCTCTCGCGTATGCTCGTTATCACCCGTTGATCATTGCGCTCTCCCCGAATGCATTTCTCACCCTCGACGCGCTCGATCACGATGGCGGCTCCCCGACGGGAGCCGCCGTTTTATCTGTGGACAATTTGAGCAGTCGCGCGTCAGGATGCAGGAGGTCAAACGGCATTCCCCGTTGAGCAGGTCCGGAGGTGAAGCGTCCGTTAAACAAGGATGCGTCGGTCCTGTACCACTATGCTCAACCACATACTGAGGAGGAACAACGGGGTGCCAGATTCTCAGCCGGAGGTTGCTTCTCCCGTTTCCCTCCACCACAGGCTCTGTCCGGAAACACGTGATATGGCGGAAAGAGTAGTTTTGCCAGCCTGAACACAACGAGATATGTTCCTGCGTCAGGCAGCTGAACACCTGATCGATACACACACGGCTTTCATAAGAATCGCCTCGCTGCTGTTCGATTATGTCATTCGTGGATAACATTCGCGTCAGGTGGAGGTGATCGTCGTAGATATGGACGGGACAAGGAGTCGAGGAGACACGATGTGTAGATCAGGCAGCAAATGGATCGGGCGCCGACATGAGCACAGACACGTGAGATACCCGTGCACCGCCGTTCCATCGCATATAGATTTCATCCGTTGCCGATTTCGTGCCGATTTCGCTTCCTTTGTCTCACACATGAGAATCCCGTTCTTTACTTTGATTCGCCCAATCCCGCAAGCAGGTTTGGGCAGACCCCGCGCGAATGTGGCGAAATTGGCATATACGCCAGATTTGGGAAATAGCCCATATTATGCTTTTATAGAGTAATTACAGGCGCGAATGTCACAATCCGGCTCGGGCTTCAGTGTGAGTCCCTGAGAACTTGACTACGAAGGCGCAGGTTAGTCGAGACAATTTCGACCTGGAACGGAAAACGGACAGTGGTTATTTCATCAAGGTCAGTTTTCTGGTCAGCACAGTATTGTTCACCATCAACCGGCAGAAATACAGACCATTGGGCAGACCGGTCGCATTCCAGCGTGTCACATGAGTGCCGGGATCCAGACTGGAACGAACGAGGGTTGCGACTTTTTCCCCGACAATGTTATGGATGGTGAGCGAGACGAACGCCCGCACAGGGATGTGAAATTGAACGGCGGTTTGCGTGTGAACGGGATTCGGATAGGTCTGCAGAAGAGAAGGATCGGAAGAAGTTGCCGTAGCGTCTGCTTCCACAGCGGTTATGTCCGAGAGCGGACGCCGCCATACACCAGATGAACGGGTGCCTGCGAATAGATACGGCCCTGCGATCGCAAGTGACTCGACCGCCTCAGCTGCCAACCCTTCGGAAATACTATTCCATGTTTCTCCGAGGTCATGAGATACGAATACTCCTTTTCGCTGTGTTGCGGCAAAGACCTGCACACGCCCGTCAAGTTCACGGATCAGTACTGCATACACGTCTTTATCGGTCAAACCCACGTTACTGCTGCGCCAGGTGGTTCCGCCATCGGTCGTGACCCCGACTCCACCACGTCCTGTGCCCGCGAAGATGTATGAACGACCCTGAATATTGGTAACAGCCAAGGAAAGGACAGGG
Proteins encoded in this region:
- a CDS encoding DUF4397 domain-containing protein — its product is MRYIHSLVAAVLLFTASPLIAQQARLQVIHNAADPAASVVDIYVNGALFLDNFAFRAATPFVNVPAGVPLSIGIAPGSSSSVLDAIATFTPTFDANKTYVAVANGVLSPPSFAANPDSRSTAFTLFVTDMGRETGSSPTNVDINVLHGATDAPTVDVMVRGNGVLVNNAAYGDMTGYLSVPAANYTLDVTPGNDNNTIVAYYQADLSTLGGGAAVVFASGFLTPSTNQNGAAFGLYAALPNGTVIALPQAAAPTARLQVIHNAADPAASLVDIYVNGSLFLDNFAFRAATPFVTVPAGVQLSIGVAPGNSTGPGDIIASIPVTLGAAKTYVAVANGVLAPPSFAFNPDSRSTAFTLFVTDMGREAGNSLSSVDLNVLHGSTDAPTVDVIARGVGTIVNNAAYGDFTGYLSVPAGRYVLDITPGSNSSVIVASYVADVSSLGGGAAVVFASGFLAPASNQNGPRFGLFAALANGTVIQLPVNAPLDILPGGCPNPFNLRARGALPVALAGSSWFNVTSVDASTVRLNGVAPNGNPSPGNVTAPFPGVPANCGDCYSGSADGMTDWTFLFDRQSIRSTLGMVSNNACVVVTVTGQLNDGTPFVGTDVLRILGAGNPKADGGMSELDVSLAQNAPNPVVSGTTFQYSLPEESYVTLEIFNALGQRVASVFNGVRAAGSYSASWNGIGDNGVSLQPGSYIYRLKAGEQVLSRMLVITR